Proteins from a single region of Lasioglossum baleicum chromosome 1, iyLasBale1, whole genome shotgun sequence:
- the L(2)10685 gene encoding 5-methylcytosine rRNA methyltransferase l(2)10685 has protein sequence MAHLFHRLKLRGIIRISVRCKHGPEHWSVMRRKKLPKDKALEHFDEYYGSVFGKQWEEIRESLLIKKNKHIAVINNFSDAERAQSELQCLGAMHLKSMYNVFKENMKDQPKTKSIQSENVQNPMDTVIENTQLADIDSLYPEANTFPSQSLNSEEDEESLIQKTDALQPVKLQSIEADLNEIEIDTSRVIESSVDQCMLHEYVPSTKLKGLDGYILESDYYKFYNKGADFKVDIVKESTLPFPEHLHPFTFERESEATFPYPKRGSTGVSDYYLFDGGSLLPVLALDIKMGDVVLDMCAAPGGKALAILQTLMPRIVIANDVSESRANKIHSVAKQYLYNSSMEKMFCVTHRDARAIEDQDMYNKILVDVPCTTDRHSLHAYENNVFKPARVKERLQLPQLQSDILTNALKLVTVGGIVVYSTCSLSPVQNDGVVQVALKRAWEESDSVMVVKDMSEALSPLQYLYEFANIGSKYGHLVVPTLANNWGPMYFCKIQRVR, from the exons ATGGCGCATTTATTTCATAGATTGAAATTAAGGGGAATAATAAGGATATCCGTCAGATGCAAGCACGGTCCTGAGCATTGG TCTGTAATGCGGAGGAAGAAACTACCTAAGGATAAAGCACTAGAACACTTTGACGAGTATTACGGCTCAGTTTTTGGGAAACAATGGGAAGAGATACGAGAATCGTTGcttataaagaaaaataaacatatagcagtaattaataattttagtgatGCGGAAAGGGCACAATCGGAATTACag TGCTTGGGCGCAATGCATTTAAAATCCATGTACAatgtttttaaagaaaatatgaagGACCAACCGAAGACTAAATCTATTCAATCAGAAAATGTACAAAATCCCATGGATACTGTTATAGAAAACACGCAATTAGCAGATATAGACTCACTTTATCCCGAAGCCAATACCTTTCCGTCGCAATCATTAAAttcagaagaagacgaagaatcaTTGATTCAAAAAACCGACGCGTTACAGCCTGTAAAATTGCAATCTATAGAAGCTGATTTAAATGAGATTGAAATAGATACTAGTCGTGTTATTGAATCGTCTGTTGATCAATGTATGCTTCACGAGTATGTACCTTCTACGAAATTAAAGG GTTTGGACGGCTACATACTGGAATccgattattataaattttataataaaggaGCTGACTTCAAAGTAGATATCGTTAAAGAGTCTACTTTACCATTTCCAGAACACTTGCACCCATTCACTTTTGAAAGAGAAAGCGAGGCTACATTTCCATATCCTAAAAGAGGATCCACTGGGGTTTCAG ATTATTATTTGTTCGACGGCGGATCCTTGCTACCTGTTTTAGCTCTTGACATTAAAATGGGTGACGTTGTGCTCGACATGTGTGCTGCGCCAGGAGGCAAAGCTTTAGCCATCCTGCAAACTCTCATGCCGCGTATAGTGATTGCTAATGATGTATCAGAGTCTAGAGCAAATAAAATACATAGTGTTGCGAAACAATATCTGTATAATAGCAGTATGGAGAAAATGTTTTGCGTAACACACAGAGATGCTCGAGCAATCGAAGAtcaagatatgtataataag ATTCTAGTCGACGTACCATGCACAACAGATAGACATTCTTTGCACGCTtacgaaaataatgtttttaaacCTGCCAGAGTTAAGGAAAGGTTACAACTTCCGCAGCTGCAGTCCGACATTTTAAC AAATGCATTAAAACTGGTGACAGTTGGAGGTATCGTCGTTTATTCAACGTGTTCTCTAAGTCCAGTTCAAAATGATGGTGTCGTACAAGTAGCATTGAAAAGGGCGTGGGAAGAAagtgattctgttatggtagtaAA AGATATGTCGGAAGCTTTATCACCGCTACAATATCTGTACGAATTCGCGAATATTGGTTCGAAGTATGGCCATCTTGTTGTTCCCACACTCGCAAATAACTGGGGTCCTatgtatttttgtaaaatacaacGAGTACGATGA
- the Mfs3 gene encoding major facilitator superfamily transporter 3 isoform X2, with protein MAGESSSTGTNGIVLPARYLMAVMGSIGLAIIYGFKVITSVAIVVMVNHTAVRQYTLDKNESEFATAHTEGECHFDDGSLNVTKNVVEDGPFVWSEPLQGLILSAYFWGYMVSLIPGGRMAELLSAKWVMNGSVLLNVAASILTPVAASLHYSLFIVCRILQGIGGGVTFPAMHVMIAKWAPPNERSILASIVYAGTALGTVISILVTGLIAANMNWVWIFYIEGALCLIWCAAWWIMVEDSPEQQTRFISQQEKDYIMESLGHTKDTNELQEKLAVPWKEVLKSKPFMAILIAHFCSNFGWYMLLIELPTFMNQILKFDMSSNAGLSSMPFLCMWIFTMMLSKVLAIMQGKNLITVTVSRKIGTLFSSVVPMFCLIGVSYVGCNRALAVALMTIGVTCIGGMYSGFLANHIDIAPNFAGTLVAITNCVATIPGFVVPIFVGKLTHGNQTIGAWRVIFFTTVALYIVEMLVYTIFGSAEEQPWNKAKPIDEETSDQTLPLKDDIKK; from the exons ATGGCTGGAGAAAGTAGTTCTACAG GGACCAATGGTATCGTGTTGCCGGCACGGTACCTGATGGCAGTAATGGGTTCTATCGGGCTGGCAATTATCTATGGGTTCAAGGTCATCACGAGTGTGGCGATAGTAGTTATGGTAAACCATACCGCGGTAAGGCAGTATACGTTGGATAAAAACGAGTCTGAATTTGCAACTGCACACACGGAGGGCGAGTGTCATTTCGATGATGGATCCCTTAATGTGACGAAAAATGTCGTCGAG GATGGACCATTTGTGTGGAGCGAACCACTGCAAGGTTTGATTTTATCAGCGTATTTTTGGGGATACATGGTGTCTCTGATTCCGGGTGGCAGAATGGCTGAACTGTTGTCCGCAAAATGGGTAATGAATGGATCGGTACTTTTAAACGTTGCGGCATCCATATTGACACCTGTTGCTGCGAGTCTCCATTACTCCCTTTTCATTGTGTGCAGGATTTTGCAAGGCATCGGTGGA GGTGTAACATTCCCTGCTATGCACGTTATGATTGCCAAATGGGCTCCACCGAACGAAAGAAGTATCCTCGCTTCGATTGTTTATGCAG GGACCGCGCTCGGAACGGTAATTTCCATACTAGTCACGGGGCTGATAGCTGCAAATATGAATTGGGTATGGATATTCTATATAGAAGGCGCTCTTTGTTTAATTTGGTGTGCTGCCTGGTGGATAATGGTCGAAGATAGTCCCGAACAACAAACAAGATTTATTAGCCAACAGGAAAAGGACTATATTATGGAATCTTTAGGACACACGAAAGATACTAATGAACTACAAGAG AAATTGGCAGTTCCATGGAAGGAAGTGTTAAAATCGAAACCATTCATGGCAATTTTAATAGCTCACTTTTGCAGCAATTTTGGCTGGTACATGTTGCTCATTGAATTACCCACCTTCATGAACCAGATTTTAAAATTTGACATGAGTTCC AATGCTGGCCTCTCTTCTATGCCATTTTTATGTATGTGGATCTTTACCATGATGCTCAGCAAAGTTTTAGCCATCATGCAAGGAAAGAACTTGATCACAGTCACAGTGTCAAGGAAAATTGGAACATTGTTCT CGTCCGTTGTTCCCATGTTCTGCCTCATAGGAGTTTCATATGTCGGTTGTAATAGAGCGTTAGCAGTTGCATTAATGACTATTGGAGTGACTTGCATTGGCggaatgtacagcggattcttAGCGAATCATATTGACATCGCTCCAAATTTTGCTGGTACCCTTGTCGCGATCACCAACTGTGTCGCTACTATACCTGGCTTCGTAGTTCCGATATTTGTGGGAAAATTGACACACGGAAAT CAAACTATAGGAGCATGGAGGGTCATATTCTTCACGACTGTGGCATTATACATAGTCGAGATGTTGGTCTACACGATTTTCGGAAGCGCTGAAGAACAACCTTGGAACAAAGCTAAACCAATCGATGAAGAAACAAGCGATCAGACATTGCCACTAAAAGACGACATTAAAAAATAG
- the Mfs3 gene encoding major facilitator superfamily transporter 3 isoform X1 translates to MSIRKIYTCILIDGSDPGTNGIVLPARYLMAVMGSIGLAIIYGFKVITSVAIVVMVNHTAVRQYTLDKNESEFATAHTEGECHFDDGSLNVTKNVVEDGPFVWSEPLQGLILSAYFWGYMVSLIPGGRMAELLSAKWVMNGSVLLNVAASILTPVAASLHYSLFIVCRILQGIGGGVTFPAMHVMIAKWAPPNERSILASIVYAGTALGTVISILVTGLIAANMNWVWIFYIEGALCLIWCAAWWIMVEDSPEQQTRFISQQEKDYIMESLGHTKDTNELQEKLAVPWKEVLKSKPFMAILIAHFCSNFGWYMLLIELPTFMNQILKFDMSSNAGLSSMPFLCMWIFTMMLSKVLAIMQGKNLITVTVSRKIGTLFSSVVPMFCLIGVSYVGCNRALAVALMTIGVTCIGGMYSGFLANHIDIAPNFAGTLVAITNCVATIPGFVVPIFVGKLTHGNQTIGAWRVIFFTTVALYIVEMLVYTIFGSAEEQPWNKAKPIDEETSDQTLPLKDDIKK, encoded by the exons ATGTCGATAAGGAAAATCTATACTTGCATACTGATTGATGGAAGTGACCCTG GGACCAATGGTATCGTGTTGCCGGCACGGTACCTGATGGCAGTAATGGGTTCTATCGGGCTGGCAATTATCTATGGGTTCAAGGTCATCACGAGTGTGGCGATAGTAGTTATGGTAAACCATACCGCGGTAAGGCAGTATACGTTGGATAAAAACGAGTCTGAATTTGCAACTGCACACACGGAGGGCGAGTGTCATTTCGATGATGGATCCCTTAATGTGACGAAAAATGTCGTCGAG GATGGACCATTTGTGTGGAGCGAACCACTGCAAGGTTTGATTTTATCAGCGTATTTTTGGGGATACATGGTGTCTCTGATTCCGGGTGGCAGAATGGCTGAACTGTTGTCCGCAAAATGGGTAATGAATGGATCGGTACTTTTAAACGTTGCGGCATCCATATTGACACCTGTTGCTGCGAGTCTCCATTACTCCCTTTTCATTGTGTGCAGGATTTTGCAAGGCATCGGTGGA GGTGTAACATTCCCTGCTATGCACGTTATGATTGCCAAATGGGCTCCACCGAACGAAAGAAGTATCCTCGCTTCGATTGTTTATGCAG GGACCGCGCTCGGAACGGTAATTTCCATACTAGTCACGGGGCTGATAGCTGCAAATATGAATTGGGTATGGATATTCTATATAGAAGGCGCTCTTTGTTTAATTTGGTGTGCTGCCTGGTGGATAATGGTCGAAGATAGTCCCGAACAACAAACAAGATTTATTAGCCAACAGGAAAAGGACTATATTATGGAATCTTTAGGACACACGAAAGATACTAATGAACTACAAGAG AAATTGGCAGTTCCATGGAAGGAAGTGTTAAAATCGAAACCATTCATGGCAATTTTAATAGCTCACTTTTGCAGCAATTTTGGCTGGTACATGTTGCTCATTGAATTACCCACCTTCATGAACCAGATTTTAAAATTTGACATGAGTTCC AATGCTGGCCTCTCTTCTATGCCATTTTTATGTATGTGGATCTTTACCATGATGCTCAGCAAAGTTTTAGCCATCATGCAAGGAAAGAACTTGATCACAGTCACAGTGTCAAGGAAAATTGGAACATTGTTCT CGTCCGTTGTTCCCATGTTCTGCCTCATAGGAGTTTCATATGTCGGTTGTAATAGAGCGTTAGCAGTTGCATTAATGACTATTGGAGTGACTTGCATTGGCggaatgtacagcggattcttAGCGAATCATATTGACATCGCTCCAAATTTTGCTGGTACCCTTGTCGCGATCACCAACTGTGTCGCTACTATACCTGGCTTCGTAGTTCCGATATTTGTGGGAAAATTGACACACGGAAAT CAAACTATAGGAGCATGGAGGGTCATATTCTTCACGACTGTGGCATTATACATAGTCGAGATGTTGGTCTACACGATTTTCGGAAGCGCTGAAGAACAACCTTGGAACAAAGCTAAACCAATCGATGAAGAAACAAGCGATCAGACATTGCCACTAAAAGACGACATTAAAAAATAG
- the LOC143215315 gene encoding sperm flagellar protein 1, with product MSVASETNDNLEEIYNWIEQMTFSKPKKNLARDFSDAVFMAELLKKYYPRHVDIHNYISGNSIAKKVENWCTLNRKVLSKLNMKLKKEVIGQLANAKPGVIENVLSELRIKILRDCNADRADLYSTYEDTEKAEIVKSVLDLEEVANKTVPRHVFVRLKQELQEKNDTIDALQQKVTHLESLMKFKDQRITDLTAQIPKPADYSTTPRPDNLILTNNSTLKPRAKT from the exons ATGAGTGTGGCATCGGAAACTAACGATAATCTCGAGGAAATTTACAATTGGATCGAGCAAATGACGTTTTCAAAACCGAAGAAGAACCTTGCTCGAGATTTCTCCGACGCAG TTTTTATGGcggaattgttaaaaaaatattatcctAGACACGTTGATATACACAATTATATATCTGGGAATAGCATTGCCAAAAAGGTAGAAAATTGGTGTACTCTGAATCGTAAGGTTTTGTCTAAACTAAATATGAAACTAAAGAAAGAAGTGATTGGTCAATTAGCTAATGCGAAACCGGGAGTTATCGAGAATGTCTTGAGCGAATTGAGGATAAAAATTTTAAGAGATTGTAACGCGGATAGAGCCGATCTATATTCGACATACGAGGATACTGAGAAAGCAG AGATTGTTAAGTCGGTACTCGACCTCGAGGAGGTCGCGAATAAAACTGTTCCACGTCACGTGTTTGTTCGGCTAAAGCAAGAATTACAAGAAAAGAACGATACTATCGACGCCCTTCAACAAAAAGTAACTCATCTCGAATCTTTAATGAAGTTCAAAGATCAAAGGATAACAGATCTGACTGCACAAATACCAAAACCAGCAGATTATTCTACTACTCCAAGACCTGACAATTTAATTCTTACTAATAACTCAACTTTAAAACCACGAGCTAAAACATAA
- the Lsm3 gene encoding U6 snRNA-associated Sm-like protein LSm3, with product MADEAEQVPAINVKEPLDLIRLSLDERIYVKMRNERELRGRLHAYDQHLNMVLGEAEETVTTVEIDEETYEEVYRTTKRNISMLFVRGDGVILVSPPSMRAPI from the exons ATGGCTGATGAAGCGGAGCAA GTCCCTGCGATAAATGTTAAGGAACCTTTAGATCTTATAAGATTGAGTCTCGACGAACGTATTTATGTTAAAATGAGGAACGAAAGAGAACTCAGAGGGAGATTACAC GCTTATGATCAACATTTGAATATGGTGTTGGGAGAAGCAGAAGAAACTGTAACTACAGTAGAAATCGATGAAGAAACGTATGAGGAGGTTTATCGTACCACGAAGAGGAATATATCTATGTTATTCGTTCGTGGTGACGGTGTAATATTGGTTTCTCCACCTAGCATGAGGGCTCCGATATAA